A DNA window from Phaeobacter sp. A36a-5a contains the following coding sequences:
- the mobA gene encoding molybdenum cofactor guanylyltransferase MobA yields MWHQAQRGDVVKQSKPLGIILAGGLATRMGGGDKGRLRIGGRSLISHVIDRLSPQVERIALNANGDPARFADLALPVIADSIDGFAGPLAGVLAGLDWAAAQGAESIVTVAADTPFFPKDLVQRLKESAAGQQYPLVLATTPKSGEEHLKSGGGGRVNRHPTFGLWPVALRDDLRAALEGGLRKVVLWTDRHGGQEALFEADPFDPFFNVNTPEDLARAEALLR; encoded by the coding sequence ATGTGGCATCAGGCGCAGAGAGGAGATGTCGTGAAACAAAGCAAACCATTGGGCATCATCCTTGCTGGCGGGTTGGCCACAAGGATGGGTGGCGGTGACAAGGGACGCTTGCGGATTGGGGGACGCAGTCTGATTTCCCATGTGATCGACCGTCTGTCGCCGCAGGTCGAGCGTATCGCGCTGAATGCCAATGGTGATCCTGCGCGCTTTGCCGATCTTGCGTTGCCGGTGATCGCCGACAGTATCGACGGCTTCGCAGGTCCTCTGGCGGGCGTGCTTGCCGGGTTGGACTGGGCGGCAGCGCAGGGAGCCGAGAGCATTGTCACGGTGGCTGCCGACACGCCGTTCTTCCCAAAGGATCTGGTTCAGCGGCTAAAGGAGAGCGCCGCCGGGCAGCAATATCCGCTGGTGCTGGCGACAACGCCAAAGTCCGGCGAGGAACATCTGAAATCCGGTGGCGGCGGCCGGGTGAACCGGCATCCGACCTTTGGTCTTTGGCCTGTTGCCCTGCGCGATGACCTGCGCGCGGCGCTGGAGGGCGGCCTGCGCAAGGTGGTTTTGTGGACAGACCGTCACGGCGGCCAGGAGGCCCTGTTTGAGGCGGATCCGTTTGATCCGTTTTTCAACGTCAATACGCCTGAGGACCTGGCCCGGGCGGAGGCCTTGCTGCGATGA
- the mobB gene encoding molybdopterin-guanine dinucleotide biosynthesis protein B → MKIYGVTGWKNCGKTGLMERLVAEFCRRGLTVSTLKHAHHSTDVDQPGTDSHRHRMAGAAEVILASPNRVAIMQELRGMAEPSFTELLARLRPVDLVLVEGFKREVHPKIEAYRTAAGQPLIAPEDRSIRAVASDIPLHLDRPVFDLDDTVAIADFIAGEISL, encoded by the coding sequence ATGAAAATATATGGCGTCACCGGCTGGAAGAACTGTGGCAAGACCGGGCTGATGGAGCGGTTGGTGGCTGAGTTCTGCAGACGTGGTCTTACCGTGTCGACCTTGAAACATGCCCACCACAGCACTGATGTGGATCAACCCGGTACTGACAGCCATCGCCACCGGATGGCGGGTGCCGCCGAGGTGATCCTTGCCTCGCCCAATCGGGTGGCGATCATGCAGGAGCTGCGTGGCATGGCCGAACCCAGCTTTACCGAGCTGCTGGCCCGTCTGCGGCCTGTGGATCTGGTGCTGGTCGAGGGGTTCAAACGCGAGGTGCATCCGAAGATTGAGGCCTATCGCACAGCGGCGGGCCAGCCGCTCATCGCGCCTGAGGACCGGTCCATTCGTGCCGTTGCCAGTGACATTCCGCTGCATCTGGACAGGCCGGTTTTCGATCTGGACGACACGGTGGCGATTGCCGATTTCATCGCCGGGGAGATTTCCCTTTGA
- a CDS encoding molybdopterin guanine dinucleotide synthesis — MSGWQSFAMVDWSGGNDRGPSPCKDSIWASVSHDGSADEPVYLRNRQLAELWLTELVEAELTAGRRLMLGFDFPFGYPAGFCDAITGSDDPLGLWDWFETHIEDAPKSNNRFDLAGAINRRFGGQGPFWANGLARDIDGLPRRKDRYRNPFPDRRAVEHRAKGSFTCWQMAGAGAVGSQVMMGLPVLSRLRKRFAGQVAVWPFESLDTPVALVEIWPTLLAGPAPDHWIKDAWQVHKVSLELSGLHMAELDQLLTVTAPEEGWILGVD, encoded by the coding sequence TTGAGCGGATGGCAGAGCTTTGCCATGGTGGATTGGTCTGGTGGCAACGACCGCGGGCCAAGCCCTTGCAAGGATTCCATCTGGGCCAGCGTCAGCCACGATGGATCAGCGGATGAACCGGTATATCTGCGCAATCGGCAGCTGGCGGAGCTGTGGCTCACCGAGCTGGTCGAGGCAGAACTGACCGCCGGGCGTCGCCTGATGCTTGGGTTTGATTTCCCCTTTGGCTATCCGGCGGGGTTTTGCGATGCAATCACGGGTTCGGATGATCCTCTTGGCCTGTGGGACTGGTTTGAGACACATATTGAGGATGCGCCAAAGTCTAACAACCGCTTTGATCTGGCGGGGGCGATCAATCGCCGCTTTGGTGGGCAAGGGCCATTCTGGGCCAATGGGCTGGCCCGCGACATCGACGGTTTGCCGCGTCGCAAGGACCGCTATCGCAACCCGTTCCCGGACCGCCGCGCGGTTGAGCATCGGGCCAAGGGCAGCTTTACCTGCTGGCAGATGGCCGGGGCAGGTGCCGTGGGCAGCCAGGTGATGATGGGCCTGCCGGTTCTGTCACGCCTGCGAAAGCGTTTTGCCGGGCAGGTCGCTGTCTGGCCGTTTGAATCCCTGGACACGCCGGTGGCTCTGGTGGAGATCTGGCCGACCCTTCTGGCAGGCCCCGCGCCGGATCACTGGATCAAGGATGCCTGGCAGGTGCATAAGGTGTCCCTAGAATTGTCGGGCCTGCACATGGCAGAGTTGGACCAGTTATTGACCGTCACAGCGCCCGAAGAGGGCTGGATCCTGGGAGTGGACTAG
- a CDS encoding molybdopterin-binding protein, producing the protein MSLAPPPLRNDCFALPAGVDWTPVDDALDHLRRNLTAVTAAEVLPLGQALGRVLAEDVFAARSNPPQANTAVDGYGFAGPAGEGPQVMPLSEGRAAAGLAHEGEVAPGQAIRILTGAALPRGVDTVILEEDVTCDGAQIAFHGPLKLGANTRRAGEDAAVGDRILTKGRVVTPADLALASATGLSELPVRQMLRVGVLSTGDELVEPGETAAAGQIYDANRPMLLALLAKMGFDAVDLGKAADDRAALRRRLDAAAEAVDVILTSGGASAGDEDHMSALLRESGAMQQWRIALKPGRPLALGIWQGTPVFGLPGNPVAAMVCTLIFARPAMGLMAGASWAEPQGFDLPAAFEKRKKPGRREYLRARVRNGQVEVFKSEGSGRVSSLSWAEGLVELADAAAVIQPGDPVRFIPYASFGM; encoded by the coding sequence ATGAGCCTTGCCCCGCCACCCCTGCGTAATGATTGCTTTGCTCTGCCGGCAGGCGTCGATTGGACACCGGTGGATGACGCGCTGGATCACTTGCGGCGAAATCTCACGGCAGTGACGGCGGCAGAGGTTCTGCCATTGGGGCAGGCTTTGGGGCGGGTTCTGGCTGAGGATGTTTTTGCCGCGCGCAGCAACCCGCCGCAGGCGAACACGGCCGTGGATGGCTACGGGTTTGCGGGTCCCGCCGGAGAGGGGCCGCAGGTGATGCCGCTGAGCGAGGGGCGTGCGGCGGCGGGGCTGGCCCATGAAGGCGAGGTTGCTCCCGGGCAGGCCATCCGCATTCTGACAGGGGCGGCGTTGCCTAGGGGGGTTGATACCGTCATTCTTGAAGAGGACGTAACCTGCGATGGTGCGCAGATTGCTTTTCACGGACCACTTAAACTGGGCGCCAATACTCGCCGGGCTGGCGAAGATGCCGCCGTCGGCGATCGGATCCTGACTAAGGGTCGGGTGGTGACCCCTGCGGATCTGGCGCTGGCCTCTGCCACGGGATTGTCTGAGCTACCGGTGCGGCAAATGCTGCGGGTGGGTGTGCTATCGACGGGAGATGAACTGGTCGAGCCGGGTGAGACGGCTGCGGCAGGGCAGATTTACGATGCCAATCGCCCGATGCTGCTCGCGCTGCTGGCAAAGATGGGGTTCGACGCTGTGGATCTGGGCAAAGCTGCCGACGATCGCGCCGCTCTGCGACGTCGCCTGGACGCTGCGGCTGAGGCGGTGGATGTGATCCTGACAAGTGGTGGTGCCTCTGCCGGGGATGAGGATCATATGTCGGCGCTGCTGCGCGAAAGCGGGGCCATGCAGCAATGGCGGATTGCCCTGAAACCGGGCCGACCGCTGGCGCTGGGGATTTGGCAGGGAACGCCGGTGTTCGGTCTGCCGGGCAATCCGGTGGCCGCGATGGTCTGCACGTTGATCTTTGCCCGCCCTGCGATGGGGCTGATGGCGGGGGCAAGCTGGGCTGAGCCGCAGGGGTTTGATTTGCCAGCCGCCTTTGAGAAACGCAAAAAGCCGGGACGGCGAGAATATTTGCGCGCCCGTGTACGCAACGGTCAGGTTGAGGTCTTCAAATCAGAAGGGTCGGGCCGTGTCAGTTCGCTGAGTTGGGCCGAAGGTCTGGTGGAACTGGCGGATGCCGCTGCGGTGATTCAGCCGGGGGATCCCGTCCGTTTTATTCCCTACGCCAGTTTTGGCATGTAA